In Bradyrhizobium sp. 200, the sequence GACCGCGGCCATCTGATCGCCGTGCCCGTCAGCGATGGCCGCCGTGGCAATCCCGTGTTGTGGTCGCGGCGTTTCTTTAAAGAGTTGATGACGCTCGACGGCGATGTCGGCGCCCGTCATCTGATCGCCAAGCACACCGAGGCCGTCGCGGAAGTCCCGGTCGATGGCCAGAGCGCCTTCCTCGACATCGACACCCCGCAGGCGCTGGAAGCCGCGCGGCGCGGGTGATTTGTAGGGTGGGCAAAGCGCAGCGTGCCCACCATTCAAAGCAATGCTCGATGATAGATGGTGGGCACGGCGCAAGAGCGCCTTTGCCCGCCCTACGAAGCTTCCGTTCACCAAGTTGAAACTCCCCTTGCGTTAGATTCTGCCCGTTACCTCTGGGGAGGGGCTTTTGATCGTTTCGACCGTCGCGGCACAGCGCCGCGCGCTCTTTGTCCTTGCGCTGACGGTGATACTGGGCGTCTCGGGCTACATTACCAAGGCATGGGCGGCCGGCGCATTCGCCGTCGGCAAATGCGGCGCCTACGGCCAGGCCTATGACTATCCCGCCGAGGCCGCCGCGCGCGCCGCGGCGCTGAAGCAGTGCAAGGGCAACTGCACCGCGCTCACCATGAAGCGCGCCTGCGCCGCGTTTGCGGTCGACATGACGAACCCCTGCGGCGCGCACGGCTATGCCGTAAAACCGAAAATTACGAGTTCGCTCAACGCCGCGACCAAGAAGTGCTACGAGTTCGGCGGCAAGGAATGCGTGATCCGCGCCTGGGCCTGCGACGCCAAGGGGTGATAGTCTAGCCGTCATTCCGGGGCGCGTCGAAGACGCGAGCCCGGAATCTCGAGATTCCGGGTCTGGTGCTTGCGCACCATCCCGGAATGACGTCGCATCGGGAGACATCATGCAATTCGACACCAAGATCGCGGTCATCATCCGGACCGATCTCGAAGCGTGGCAGAAACTCAACGTCGCTTCCTTCCTCGCCGGCGGCATCGCCGCCGCGTTTCCCGAATGTATCGGCGAGCCCTATGGCGACGCATCGGGCACGACATATCTGTCGCTGATCGGCCAGCCGATCTTGATCTACGGCGCCGATCGCCCGGCGCTCTCCCGCGCGCTGGAGCGGGCGCTGGCGAGGAACGTCACGCCCGCGGTCTATACCGAGGACATGTTCAGGACCACGCACGACGCCGCCAACCGCGAGGTGGTCAAGGCCGTGATCCGCGCCGAGCTCAATCTCGTCGGGCTCGCGATGCGCGCGGAGCGCAAGGCGATCGACAAGATCGTCGACGGGCTGAAGTTTCACAGCTAGCGGTGGATCGCTTCACGAGTCGTAGCCTGGAGGAGCCAACGGGTCGCGCGAATGCGCGCCCCGTTGGCTCCTCCGGGCGACGAACTTAAATATCCGCCAAGCCAAGCGTGGCGCTTCCACGCGTGCCTCGAAGTTCGCTATGATGGGGGTGAAGTGGTCCCGGAAGGCGCTTTGCCCCGCCAATGGACCTGCAATCCAAGGGAGTGAGCACATGAAACGCCGTACGTTCCTCACAGGCGGTGCCGTGGCCGGCGCGACGACGCTGGTTGCGGCGCCTGCGATCGCGCAAGCCGCGCCCGAGATCAAGTGGCGGCTGACGTCGAGCTTTCCGAAGTCGCTCGAAACCATCTTCGGCACGGCGCAGACCTTTGCGAAATACGTCGCTGACGCCACTGACAACAAGTTTCAGATCCAGACCTTTTCGGCGGGCGAGATCGTGCCCGGCCTGCAGGCGCTCGATGCGGTGAGCACCGCGACTGTCGAGGTGGCGCAGACGCCGCTCTATTTCTACATCGGCAAGGAGCCGTCGCTGACCTATGCGACAGGCGCGCCGTTCGGCATGAATCATCGCCATCAGCATTCCTGGTGGACGTTCGGCGGCGGCGCCGAACTCTGCAACGAGGCGCTGAAACCGTTCAAGGCGCATGCGATCCTGTGCGGCAACTCCGGCACGCAAATGGGCGGCTGGTTCCGCAAGGAGATCAAGACGGTCGATGATCTCAAAGGCCTCAAGTTCCGCATCGCGGGCATGGGCGGCCATGTGCTCGCAAGGCTCGGCGTCGTGCCGCAGCAGATCGCGGGCGGCGATGTATATCCGGCGCTCGAAAAAGGGACGATCGATGCCGCGGAGTTCGTCGGTCCCTATGACGATGAGAAGCTCGGTTTCTACAAGGTGGCGAAGTACTACTACTTCCCAGGCTGGTGGGAAGGCGGCGCGATGTTGCACATGGTCGTCAACGAGGAGAAGTGGAACGCGCTTCCCAAGCAGTACCAGGCGGTCCTCAACCAGGCCGGTTCGGCGGCGGGCGCCTGGATGATCGAAAAATACGACAGTGTCAATCCCGCCGCCCTGAAGCGGCTTGTCGCTGGCGGCGCGGAGCTGCGCGCGTTCCCGCAGCCGGTCATGGAAGCCTGCTACAAGGCCACGCAAGATCATCTGAACGAGATCGCCGAGAAGAGCGCGCTGTTCAAGAAGACAAAAGAGAGCCACGACGCGTACATGAAGGAAGTGCTGTTCTACACGCAGATCGCGGAAAATTATTACGACAACTTCCTGCTCGGCAAAATGCGCAAGGGCTGAGTTCGCGCGGGTCGGCGCGGCCAACTGCGGGATGGTGAGGGCAGTGATCAGCGCCGAGCTCAATCTGGTCGGGCTCGCGATACGAGCGCAAGAGATCGACGAGATCGTCGACGGGCTGAAATTCGGAGCGGCCGGCGATGAACCCTACATTCCAATAAATCCACGCAGCTTTTTGACCGTTTCGGCGGCGTCGTTGGCTTCCTCGGTGGTCAGGACGATGGTCTCGCCGGTACGTTCGTGCAAGACGCTGTGATGGATTGGCGCGCCTGAAAGGCCGTCCACGTTCGACTTCACCGCGATGTCGTCGATATTGGAGAGCGGGAATTCGACGGGTTTTTTGTTCCACAGCAGCATTTTTCGCTGCAGCGTTGCTGTGCCGGAATCCTTGTCGAGCGTCAGCGTTGTTGAGCCTGCTTTCAAAGTGAGTTTGCGTGGGGTTTCTTCGATATTAGTCATGGGCAGGTTCCCTGTTGGTTCCCTACTTTCGCATGCCAGTTATCGGGCAATTCTAATCCAGAACGCGGCGACCGAACAGGCCGGACGGCGCGGACGGATGCCGCACCGGTCGCGGTTCGCTGCGCCGCATCGGGCGGTCTTGCGGCACGGCCGCAAAACGCAAATATTCCTCTTACGTTGGGCTTCGGTGGGAAGCCCGGCCAAGAAAGCCCGGGAGCGGGCAACAGGGAGCAGACATCATGGAGCGGGGAACCAGGCCCAATGCGGTCGAGGGCAACAATTTCAGTGCCAGCCGGCGCAGACTTTTAGCCAGTTCAGGTCTGGCTGCCATAGGCGCCGTCATAGGGGACATCATGCCACTCTCTCGCAACGGCGCGGGCATTCCCCAAGCCCACGCACAGGCCGCTCCGCCCGCCGCGACCCCGCCGGGCGCCGCTCCGGCCAAGGGACCGCAACTCCTGAAATATCCCGGCAAGAACGAAGGCCTCGTCGTGCTCGGTGAAAAGCCGCTGGTGGCCGAGACGCCGGAGAGCCTGCTCGACGACGACACCACGCCGATCGAGAAATTCTACATCCGCAACAACGGGCAGATCCCCGAGGAGGCGAAAGATCCCGACGCCTGGAAGATCACCATCGATGGCGAGGTCAACAACAAGGTCGAGATCACGCTCGGCGAGCTGAAATCGAAGTACAAGGCCGTGACGCGGCGCATGGTGCTGGAATGCGGCGGCAATGGCCGCGCGGGATTTTCGCCGCCGGCGCGCGGCAACCAGTGGACCAATGGCGGAGCGGGGTGCGCGGAATGGACCGGCGTGCCGCTCGCCGACCTGCTCAGGAAGGCTGGCCTGAAGCCGAGCGCGAAATACACCGCGCATTATGCGGCCGACCTGCATCTGTCGGGCGATGCCGGCAAGCCGACCATCTCGCGCGGCGTGCGCATCGAAAAGGCAATGGACCCGAGCACGCTGATCGTGTGGGCCATGAATGGCAAGCCGCTGCCGAACATCCATGGCGGGCCGGTGCGGCTGGTCGTGCCGGGCTGGGCAGGCTCGGCCTCGCAGAAATGGCTGACGCGCATCACCATCCGCGACCGCGAGCATGACGGCCCCGGCATGACCGAGTTTTCCTATCGGCTCGCGATCAAGCCGATGGTGCCCGGCGGCAAGGCCGATCCGGCGAATTTCCGTATTCTCGAATCGATGCCGGTGCGCTCGATCATCACCAATCCGGCGAACGGCGCCAAGTTCGCGGCCGGCACCAAGGAATTGAAACTGCGCGGCGCATCCTGGGCCGGCGATCTCACCGTCAGGCAGGTGGATATCTCGACCGATTTCGGCGCGAGCTGGCAGCGGACCAGGCTGGAAAAGCCGAAGAATAAATATGACTGGCAGCGCTGGACCGCGACCATCAAGCTGCCGACCGACGGCTATTTCGAGATCTGGGCGCGCGCCACCGACTCCAAGGGGGCGATGCAGCCGCATCAGGCCGGCTTCTGGAATCCGCAAGGCTATGGCGGCAACGCCATGCACCGCATCGCCGTGCTGGTCGGGTGATGGTGCGCTTCGCTTGGTTCGCAGTCGCCGGCATGCTCCTGATATCGCCGGCCACGGCGCAAACAACCTTCACGCCGCGCGACGAAAGCCCGGAGGAGTTCGCCGCGGGCGCAGGCCGCGATGAAACCTTCTACGCCTGCACGGCCTGCCACGGTTTCCGCCTGGTGGCGCAGCAGGGCATGACGCGCGCGCAGTGGGAGGATTCGATCAACCTGATGGTCCGCCGCCACAACATGCCGCCGCTCGACGACAAGAGCCGCGAGGTGGTGCTGAACTATCTCGAGGCGGCCTATCCGCCGCGCGCGCCGGCGGGCCGCGGAGGCTGGGTGAATCCGTTTGCGAAGTGATCGTGAAAAGCTCCGGTCAGAATTGCCGGGTCATCTTTGCGTTTCAAACCCTTAGCGCAAGGGCGTGTTCAGCCGATCGCCGATGACCTGGTAGAGGCGTGATGCGATCACGGTCCCGAGTGTCGATGCAATAAGCAGCGTTGCGCCGACCCACAGCATGCCTGCAACCAGTCCGGTCAGGCTCCCCGGCGAGAACCGGAGTAGGGGCGCGACCGCAACGGCGAGCATTCCGATTGGAATGAACGGCAGGATCGTTACCGCGAGGACAAACCAGATGCGACTGCGTGAATCGCTGAACGCATTTTGCCAGCCGGCCCCGGGGGCATCGACAGCCACTGCCGGAAAAAGCACGAGAAGCTGCGTGACCATTGCCCACGCGACAATACGCGCAACCTTTCCGATCGTGGAATCAACATCGGGGGGAGGTCGACCAAAGTAATAGACAGGGCCCTTCGCCTCCGCGAAAGCAGCCACAGTGGATGGAAAACTCACTAGAACAACACCCACGGCGAGCCAGCCGAAGAACAACTGAAAACGCGGGCTGGACGGTTCGAAATCGTATCGCGTTGGCTCCTCGCCGAGGAGCAGAAACCGGTGTACCGCGAGGAAGAACGGCGTCAGCAGGAAACAAAGGCCAACCAGGATGACGAGCCGCATCACCGCCTGTCCTGCCGGATCATACGTCAGCAGCCGCGGCCCAACCAACGCAGCAACGCTCCCGACCGAAAGAATCAGAAAGGCGAACAGGGCCGGGCGCCAGGCCTTTTGCAGCACATGGCACAAATCCTAGTAAGACCAAAACAGCGCAGTGATGACGGAGGGGCGTGGGCGATCCATGGAGAACTCTTGCGACAATAGCCGACATCATTATCCTGCCGCGCCCTTAAGAAGACCCTTGCGTGCATCGTTAACGCTCGATGACGCTGTCCCATACAGGCCTCGGTGGTCGAGGATACGCAGGGCGCCGGGGATCGTTAGATCCCGATCAGTATCATTTATGTCGATTTTGCACGTCTGCGTCATATCAGGTCAGAGATGACGGCAACGGTGCGCTTCATTCATCGCCCATAGCGGTGGAAAAGCCGCTGCGCGCAAAATCTAATTTGCTGAACGGATTCAATCTGATTTGGGTCGTCCAGTCTTGCCCGCAAAAATAATCCGCTTTCCCTGCACCCCAAATCAGTGGCTATTTCCGCGCGTCCCGCCTCGACAAGAGGGGCGTATCGCGATCGTCACGAACGCGAGGCGGGATGTGGTGGACGCGGCAGCGTCGGCGCGGAAGGTGGATGCAGGGCGAGGTAAGCTCGTGAGTGTTCACGTCGCGTAGGACGTGCGACGCTGAAGCGTACGGCAAAACCGTGTGGTCCTGACACCCGTGGCTGGTGCCAAGCTGCCGGTGGCGACTTCGATCCAACCGGATCGATTTGGCCATCAAGCCGGCAGCGATGGAGGCAAGACGAATTCGTCTCCAGGGAGAGCGCGGCATAAGCCGTCAAACCATTGCGCAGGGAATGCCGGAGTGCTCCGGCTGTACCTGTATGCTCGTGTGCGCCTCTATCTCCATCTTGCACACGAGACCGCGGGTGCAGCAAGCACCCGGCATTCCCTGCTCCCTCTCAACGAGGGAAAGGTTCGTGCAAACCTCGGGCGCAGTGCGCCGCGAGAACGCGAAACTGTATCAGCCGTCATTGCGAGCGCAGCGAAGCAATCCATGGCGCCACAAAAAGGAAGAATGGATTGCTTCGCGGAGCCTGTCATCGGGCGCGCGTTCGCGCGACCCGTTGGCTCGCAATGACGTGGATAGGCCGCCGTATGCTGCATCCCCCGCATGTGTGGGGTATGGCGCGCCTTTGGCGAGGCGCAAGATCCTTCGAGCCGGCAGTGCGATCGAGGTTCCCTGGCAGCGGTCACGCCCATGTGAAAGGTCGCTTCCGGGTTCAAATTGACAATGACTGACTAGTCAGTCATATTGTGAGCATGACAAAGGAAGCCACCAAAAACACCCGGAAATCCGCCCCAAAATCCTCCAATCGCCGGGCCGGGAAAACGGCGTCGGCCGCTCCGCCGGCCCCCAAGCCCACCTCCAATCGCGCCGAACGCGCGGCCGAGCGGCGCGGGGCCATTATCGCGGCGGCGATGGACGAGTTCATCGCCCGCGGGTTTGCCGCGACGCGGCTGGACGATGTCGCCAAGCGGGCCGGCGTCGCCAAGGGCACGATCTATCTGCATTTCAAGGACAAGGAATCGATGTTCGAGGAGCTGATCCGGACCGCCATCGTGCCGATGATCAACCGTCTCTGGGGCACACCACCGCAGCCTGGGGCGTCGGTCCGTGACATGGTGGAGGGGTTTGCCAAGGTCTTCATCGAGGAGGTGGCGGCCACGCGGCGCGGCGACCTCGTGCGGCTGATCGTCGCCGAAGGCCCGCGATTCCCCGAGGTCGCGGACTTCTACTACCGCGAAGTGGTGTCGCGGGGCCTCGGCGGCATGCGCGCGCTGATCGAACTCGGCATTGCGCGCGGCGAGATCCAGCACAAGAACCTGGCGAAGTTTCCGCAAATCATGGTGGCGCCCGCGCTGATCGCGGTGATCTGGCAGAGCCTTTTCAGCAGACATGCACCGCTCGACGCGCTCGAAATGTTTCGGGTGCATCTCGATCTGATTTTTGGCGAACGGAGGACGACATGACTTCGTCGCGGATGACGGCAATTCTGGCCGCGCTGGCGCTCGCCGCCGTGCTTGCGGGCTGCAAGGAGCGCAAGGACCCGGGCTTCCAGGGCTGGGTCGAGGCCGACATGATCTTCGTCAGCCCGGACGAAAGCGGGCGCATCACCAGGCTCAACGTGCGCGAGGGCGACGAGGTAAAGCCCGGCATGCAGCTCTATTCGGTCGATGACGATCTGCAGCAGGCGGACCTCAATCAGAACAAGGCCACGCTCGCCAACGCGCAGCAGACCTTCGATCGCGCGTCGTCGCTGAGCAAGACCGGTTCCGGCACGCAGGCCAATCTGGATTCGGCGACCTCGGCGCTGCGCGTGGCGGAAGCCCGTGTCAACACCTCGCAAACCCGGCTGGCGCGGCGCAGCGGCTTTGCGCCGGTCGGCGGCACCATCCAGCAGATCTATTTCCGCGAAGGCGAGATGGTGCCGGAGCGGCGGCCGGTCTTGTCGATCATGCCGCCCGGCAACATGAAGCTGCGCTTCTTCGTGCCGGAGACCGAACTGCCAAAGCTTACGATCGGCGACGAGGTGAAGGTGACCTGCGACAATTGCGCGGCCGACCTCACGGCAAAGATCTATTTCATCGCGACGGCCGCCGAGTACACCCCACCGGTCATCTACAGCCTCGATGAGCGCAACAAGCTGGTCTATCTGATCCAGGCGCGGCCGAGCCGGCCGGACAGCTTGCGCGTCGGCCAACCGATCAGCGTGTTTCTCAATCCTCGAACGCCCATGGCGGACAAGCGATGAGTTCGGTTCCCGCATCAGCCCCCGACATCGCTATCAACGTCGAAGGTCTTTCGAAATCGTTCGGCGGCCGCGAGGTCGTGCATGACCTCTCGATGCAGGTGAAGCGCGGCTCGATCTACGGCTTCCTAGGGCCCAACGGCTCCGGCAAGACCACCACCATCCGCATGCTCTGCGGCTTGCTGACGCCGGATGCCGGCGAGGGGACCTGCCTCGGCTACGACATCCGCCGCGACGCCGACAAGATCAAGCGCCTGGTCGGCTACATGACGCAGCGCTTCAGCCTGTATCAGGATCTCTCGGTGCGCGAGAACCTCGAATTTGTCGCTCGGCTTTACGGCCTGCGCGATGCGCGCAGCGCCGCGGCCGAGATGATCCGGCGGATCGGCCTGAGCGGCCGCGAGGAGCAACTCGCCGGCGAGCTTTCGGGCGGCTGGAAGCAGCGGTTGGCGCTCGGCGCCTGCACGCTGCCCAATCCGCAATTGCTGCTGCTGGACGAGCCGACCGCCGGCGTCGATCCCAAGGCGCGGCGCGATTTCTGGAACGAGATCCACGCGCTCGCCGCCGAGGGGCTCACGGTGCTGGTCTCCACCCATTACATGGACGAAGCCGAGCGCTGTCACGAGATCGCCTATATCGCCTATGGCCATTTGCTGGCGCATGGCACGGTGGATGAGGTAATCGCGAAATCGGCGCTGTCGACCTGGACCGTCTCCGGCGACGACCTCAACGGGCTTGCGGCAGAGCTCGCGGGCAAGCCGGGCATCGACATGGTGGCGCCGTTCGGCACCAGCCTGCATGTTTCGGGGCGCGACAAATCGGCGCTCGAGGCGACCATCGCGCCTTATCGCAACACGAAGGGACGGCAATGGCAGGATAGCGAGCCGTCGCTGGAAGACGTGTTCATCGATCTCATGACCCGCTCAAAGGACAATTTCCAATGAGTGCAACCGAGATGACCAACCAGGATCGCGGCGGGAGCGAGCCGGCCTTCGGCTTCTGGCGGCGCAGCTATGCGATGCTGGTGAAGGAATTCATTCAGCTCCGCCGCGACCGTGTCTCGTTCGCGATGATCGTGATGATCCCGGTGATGCAGTTGCTGCTGTTCGGCTACGCCATCAACACCACGCCGCGCCATCTGCCGACGGCGGTATTGATCCAGGAAGACAGCGACCTGGCGCGATCGGTGCTGAAGGCGCTGGAGAATACCAGCTACTTCCGCTTCACCCGGGAAGTGCACAGCGTCGCCGAGTTCGACGATCTCCTGCAGTCCGGCAAGGTGCTGTTCGGGGTCGAGATCCCGCGCGGCTTCGAACGCGCGGTGCGGCGCGGCGACAAGCCGGCGCTGCTGGTCGCGGCGGATGCGACCGATCCGGTCGCGGCCGGCTCCGCGCTCGGCTCGCTCGGCATGGTGGTGCAGACCGCGCTCGCGCACGACCTTCACATCGGCGATCCGCCCGCGATGCCGTTCGAGATCAGGGCGCATGCGCGCTACAATCCGGCTGCGGAATCGCGGCTCAATATCGTGCCCGGCCTCGTCGGCACCATCCTGACCATGACCATGCTGATCTTCACCGCGCTGTCGGTGACGCGCGAAATCGAGCGCGGCACCATGGAGAGCCTGCTGTCGATGCCGATCAGGCCGGTGGAAGTGATGTTCGGCAAGATCATTCCCTATGTGATCGTCGGCTTCATCCAGGCGACGCTGATCGTCGGCATCGGGGTGCTGCTGTTCGGGGTGCCGATCCTCGGCAGCGTGGTGCTGCTGGCGGTGCTGACGACGCTGTTCATCACCACCAACCTGTCGATCGGCTACACCTTCTCCACCATCGTGCAGAACCAGTTGCAGGCGATGCAGATGTCGATGATGTTCTTCCTGCCCAGCATTCTCCTGTCCGGATTCATGTTTCCGTTCGCAGGCATGCCGGTATGGGCGCAGTATCTCGGCGAGGTTCTGCCGCTGACGCATTACATCCGCATCGTTCGCGCCATCATGCTGAAGGGCGCAGCTCCCTCCAACCTGCAATACGACACGATTGCACTCATTGCACTGATGCTGATCGCGATGACCATCGCCGTGACGCGCTTCCGTCGAACGCTCGATTGAGGGTATAAGCAGCAAGAGGTAGCGCGGTGGGTCCATCCGTCATTGCGAGCGCAGCGAAGCAATCCATACTTTCTTCGCGGCGCGATGGATTGCTTCGCTGCGCTCGCAATGACGGAGAAGCGGAGGGGCCGTCTCGGTTTGCACTCTTACGCGCCCGGAATGACAGGTGAGGGGATGGCAGGGTTCTGGGGCAAAGCGAAGAACGACCAAGACTCGGGGGTATCGTCCGACTTCCAGCGTGCGCTGATGCAGGAAGTGATGACAACCGAGCTGCTGCGCATCAAGGCGCTGATCGCAACCACCGCGGTGCTCGGCATCATCCTCGGAACCGTCTACTTCTTCGCATCCGAGGCGGTGAGCCGCGTCTGGCACGGCAATCTGAAGCCGGAATATCTCTATTCGATCATCGTGCCGTTCATCCTGTTCGAACTGTGGGTGCATGGCCAGATCACCCGCCACATGCGGCAGGGCCGCGACCTGCCGGTGATCCGGCGTTATCTCGGCGCGCTGATCGAGACCTCGATGCCGACGGTCGCGCTGGCGCTGCACATCAACAGCATGGGGTCGGTGGCCGCGCTCGGCTTCGTGACGCCGATGACCTATTTCATCTTCATCATCCTCTCGACGCTGCGGCTGGACTTCTGGCTCTCTACCTTCACCGGTGCGGTTGCCGCCGTGCAGTTGTTCTGCATGGCGATGTTCTATCACCCCGCGGTCGGGGCCAGTGCCGAGCCGCTCTATTATCACGCTGCGCGCAGCCTGATCGTGCTGATCTGCGGCGTGCTCGCAGGCGCGGTCGGGCATCAGTTGCGACGGCAGTTCGAGGCGAGCATCAGGGCGGCGACCGCGCGCGACCGCATCACCAATTTGTTCGGCCAGCACGTCTCGCCGCAGGTGGTCGAGCGCCTGATGGCCGAGGGCACGAAAACCGACAGCGACATCCGCCGCGTCGCCGTCATGTTCGTCGATTTCCGCAGCTTCACGGCCGGCGCGCGCTCGCGCACGCCGCAGGAAGTCGTGGATCGGCTCGACGGTGCCTTCGCCATTCTGGTCGAGATTCTCGACCGCCACGGTGGCATCGTGAACAAATTCCTGGGCGACGGATTTTTGGCGCTGTTCGGCGCGCCCCTCCATGCGCCGGATCCGGCACACCGGGCGGTCGCTGCGGCGCGCGAGATGCTGGACGCGAATGCGCGCATCAATGAAGCAACGAGCTGGCCCTTGCGTATCGGCATCGGCATTCACCTCGGCGAGGTGGTCGCCGGCAATATCGGCTCGCCGCGGCGCAAGGAATACACCGTGATCGGCGACACCGTGAACTTCGCCTCGCGGTTAGAGGCGCTCAACAAGGATTTCAATTCGCAGTTCCTGATCTCGGAGGCGGTTCGCGACGCGCTCGGCGAAGCCTGCGGCGATGCCGTCTCGCTCGGCGAGGTCGAGATCAGAGGCTATGAGCAGCCGATGGCCGTGTGGCGGTTGGGATAGGGAGTATCGAAATGCAACGACGTTACATCACTGTGGACGTTTTCACCGACCGCGCCTTCGGCGGCAATCCGCTGGCCGTCGTGCTCGACGCCGGCGGGATGTCGACCGGACAGATGCAGGCGGTCGCCACCGAGTTCAATTATTCGGAGACGACCTTCGTGCTGCCGCCGGCCGATCCCGCGCACGACGCGCAGGTGCGCATCTTCACGGTGAACCGGGAGTTGCCGTTTGCGGGCCATCCCAATGTCGGCACCGCCTTTGTGTTGGCGACGCTGGCGGCAAAGCCTCCGGCGCGGCTGCTGTTCGAGGAGGGAGCAGGCCTCGTGCCGGTCGAGATCGTGACGGCGCAAGGCAGGGTCGTCAGCACCGAATTCACCGCGCCGCAGCCGCTGAAGCGGATGTCGCGTCTCAGCGCCGAGCAGGCCGCAGCTCTGCTTTCACTGTCGGCGAGCGATGTGAGAGCCGACCGGCATCCGCCGCAGGTCATCTCGGTCGGGTTATCGTTTCTGGCAGTCGAAGTCGCCTCGCGCGAGGCGCTGCGACGGGCCAGGCCCGATGCCGCGGCGTTCGCAAAAACTTTCCCGTGTGACGGCAGCGATGCCGTCTACTTCTATACGCGCGACGTGCCGGCCAGCGAGAAGCCCTGCGAGCTGCAGGCACGGATGTTTCATCCCGGCGCCAGCGGGCTCTCCGAAGACCCGGCCACCGGCAGCGCGACGGCGGCCTGCGCCGCGCTGCTTGCCGATCTCGACGACATCAAGGACGGCGAATTGAGTTTGAAGATCGGGCAGGGCGTCGACATGGGCCGGCCGAGTCTCTTGCTGACGCGCGTCCGCAAGAAAGATGGCGCGATAGCTTCCATTCACGTCGGCGGCAGTTGCGTGCAGATCATGGAGGGAACGTTCCGGCTTGATGGTGCCTTGTAGCCCGGATGGAGCGCAGCGTAATCCGGGGCAGGTCAATCCGCCTTCGACACCGTTCCCGGATTGCGCTGCGCTCCATCCGGGCT encodes:
- a CDS encoding adenylate/guanylate cyclase domain-containing protein, with translation MAGFWGKAKNDQDSGVSSDFQRALMQEVMTTELLRIKALIATTAVLGIILGTVYFFASEAVSRVWHGNLKPEYLYSIIVPFILFELWVHGQITRHMRQGRDLPVIRRYLGALIETSMPTVALALHINSMGSVAALGFVTPMTYFIFIILSTLRLDFWLSTFTGAVAAVQLFCMAMFYHPAVGASAEPLYYHAARSLIVLICGVLAGAVGHQLRRQFEASIRAATARDRITNLFGQHVSPQVVERLMAEGTKTDSDIRRVAVMFVDFRSFTAGARSRTPQEVVDRLDGAFAILVEILDRHGGIVNKFLGDGFLALFGAPLHAPDPAHRAVAAAREMLDANARINEATSWPLRIGIGIHLGEVVAGNIGSPRRKEYTVIGDTVNFASRLEALNKDFNSQFLISEAVRDALGEACGDAVSLGEVEIRGYEQPMAVWRLG
- a CDS encoding PhzF family phenazine biosynthesis protein, giving the protein MQRRYITVDVFTDRAFGGNPLAVVLDAGGMSTGQMQAVATEFNYSETTFVLPPADPAHDAQVRIFTVNRELPFAGHPNVGTAFVLATLAAKPPARLLFEEGAGLVPVEIVTAQGRVVSTEFTAPQPLKRMSRLSAEQAAALLSLSASDVRADRHPPQVISVGLSFLAVEVASREALRRARPDAAAFAKTFPCDGSDAVYFYTRDVPASEKPCELQARMFHPGASGLSEDPATGSATAACAALLADLDDIKDGELSLKIGQGVDMGRPSLLLTRVRKKDGAIASIHVGGSCVQIMEGTFRLDGAL